Below is a window of Brassica napus cultivar Da-Ae chromosome A5, Da-Ae, whole genome shotgun sequence DNA.
GATGTCATTATCAAAttcatatagtatttattatgaataatttttGTTCTGACTATTTGGCATTGTTCATTCCGTTCAATCTTCTTGTTTTGTACTTACCATATTTACCTAATTACTATCTGAATCAACTATCATTATTTAGCAATTTAGGTATATACAAGTTATCTCAAAGCAAATATGGGGCTGCACACATAAAATGAAACTATCATCAAACCATTATCTacctaattatatatttataatttcattttattgtgGATGGATATACAAAAGGGTATATACAAAAGATCTAAgtaagtaatatatatatcaggAAGGGAAAAAATAAGTTGAGGTACTTGTCCAAATAATTAGACGACTATAAATTAGACCAGCTGTGGGGCGTCAAGAACGTTCGAGTCAAACACTTGTGTCTAATTGTTTATGTCATGTGTGATAATTAATCACAAGTTCACAAGTTCACAGACAAAACCAAACGCACGTTATATAAACTATCCGCACGCTGGAGATAAAGAAACGATGAATTCTCAATCCAACGGCCAAGGAGAAGCGTTCGAACCAGATCACTTCAAGTGGCAGTTTGTAATAATATGTTAGGATCAAAGATCGGATCTACTGAATAATACCGAATATTGATGATCCACACGAGATTTACAACAATGGAGGACTCTATCACCTGAGTACCTCTACTACTCTATCACCTGAGTAGCTCTTAGCTCATCACTAAGGATTTCACTATTGTAATCTTCCATACTCTACTAAACAATACTCTCAACTATTTATACTTCTCAAAAtacaaatatcttcttctctaacTTGTAACTGCAAAACTTTTCTTTCACTCAGAATCTCTCCTCATCTCTTCCCGGCAAACCCTCTGACTCTTCCAGAGACATTCCAGCTACTCCTTTCCCTTTATTCCTCTTATATGTATACTTGAACCTAtcataataataacaaaatctCAGAATCTTCGTGTAATAATTGCATAAACCGACACTTTATATCAAAGTTAATTCGAATATAAGCAATGATCAGTAATTTTTGTTCGTTCGTTACATTACCCTAATCAATCAAATATAAAGGATTTAAAGTGTTATTATGACAGTAGCCTATATAAGCAGTTGGAACTAGACTGCATCAGTTGAATATGATCAGTAATTTAAGAATGATAACCCATTATCAGAGTGATTTATAGTGTTTTAATTAAGCACACTTGCTAATCATCTCTAAGCTTTCTCTGATTGATatctcttatatactaaagcgcaagtcgAATAACCAATCTAAAGCTGACATGTGgaaaatctatttaaaaaaaaattgaaaaaaatacagaaaagtaAAACACGTTaggagttttaaaaaaaagacaaataacCAACCTTTTACGATTATTggtaaagaaattttttatgaattttttttttgcatctccTATTTTCCTGGAGTCTAAATATAAACTaacaattttcttatttttttatgggCAATAAAACTCTGACACatggtatatatttaaaattttaaattaaaaatacaaattcacAAAAAGCTTTGTAACAGAAccgttattttttaaaataactgatttctattattttaacatataaataaagataaaataaaaatcaataatatCTCTCCCACTACTTCATGAtctcaaaatctgaaaccgtTATGACTTTCTCTTTACAATATTTGACTAACGATGCTATCAGTTCTTCTCAGTCTGCAATTGCTCCactgactttttttttatcagagtTTGAAGAAAATTCAATCTCCAACAAGACAGATGGCCAAGCAGTGGCAGCAATACTCTTACAAGAACATCTTGGGAAGTTGGCAGATGAAGTTAAAATTCAGGTTAGTGAAACTAATTAAATACGCTCCAACTGCTCAATTCTTAAATCATAATTTATgtcatgttgattttttttttcatgaaccttttttcttttataacctacttatgatttttttttctttcctttttctctttTGGATATTGGTAAAAGCTACATATTTTTATGCAGATATCATAATAAAAAAAGGTAAATCACACAAATTAGGTCACTGCCGTTAACTGACTAGATTAATTCGCGATAtgcttgaaattttttatttgttctgaTGGTGATGATTCCAGAGAGGAAAGTAACAAGCTCACTAATAAACTTGAAAAGcaccacaagaagaagaaaaggaaaatgtGGTGATAACTAGAAGCAAAAACAAACGGGGCTTAAGAAACTCAAAGTGGTAGAGGAAACAAAAAGGAATCTCATGTCTACTTTCTAGATCAAGGCCTAATCTCAGGTTGGTTTTCCTTattttatacatgtttttataattgtatagagataatatttttgtttactttatgAATTAGGAGTAATATAcacatttgattttattttttcttatacaaTGTTATCTAATTCTGTAGATATCCGTAAATATACAACTTGCAATGACACATCGAGAAGAACTAAAAAACTACAAGAGATAACatcaatattttacaaaaatattgtttatatctaattgttttttacaAGAGCTATGGTTTTCCTGAATTTTATCTATAATACTaatattttcttggttttgaaAAAGTGAAATCAATCTATTATCTTGATATGTTGAGTCTATATTGAAGTGttgtaaaatataaacaatagataatttatttctttaactTTATCAATAATAACCCTTATAATAATAACCCTGTTTCTATTAATAAAGTTTctttagagtttaaaaaataaaataatacatattgtaggaaattttacatatttattaaaatatatatgtttacaatTAATAATGCCCGTGCATAGCACGGGAGAAAATACTAGTTACTTTATAATCTGTAAGTTGATTGATCTTCAAGTAATCTTTATAATGGTTTGTGTAAATTCATATAAGACAAACGATACAAAAGGTGCATTACAAACAAGTCTACTTAATTAGTATACATACCCCATGCAAATCTCTCAGAGATCGAAGAACGTGGTTTTAGATGTTTTTATCTTTGTACAATTGTACACATGCACATACAAAATCTTTTGGATTTGAGAATCTTAGTAGGGGACACAAGTTGAACTTAAGCTCCATTTCAATattaagaaatgaaataaagaCACATCATCATCGATCTGATTCATGAAACTCTTCTCTCCATCCTCCAACTATAAATACATCGTCTCTACTCTACATAACTCTCATTATCACACTGAGAGCTTAAAAACAGAGTAAGCAAAAGTGCCTTCTCTAGAGAACTCTGTAACCGTAATCTCAAGAAGCAGAGTCTTCCCTGATCAAAAGTCAACGCTCGTTGACCTTAAGCTCTCTGTCTCCGACCTCCCCATGCTCTCTTGCCACTACATCCAGAAAGGCTGCCTCTTCACGCGCCCTCATCTCCCTCCGCACGCGCTTCTCTCCCACCTCAAACACTCCCTGTCTCTCACCCTCTCCCACTTCCCTCCTCTCGCCGGCCGCCTCTCCACCTCCGAAGACGGCCACGTCTTCCTCTCCTGCAACGACGCCGGAGCAGATTTCGTCTCCGCCGCCGCGAAATCCGTCCGCGTCAGCGACGTGATCGGCGGAATCGACGTTCCTGACGTCGTCAAGGAGTTTTTCACGTACGACAGGACGGTGAGTTACGAGGGACATAACAGACCGATCTTAGCCGTTCAAGTGACGGAACTAAACGACGGCGTTTTCATCGGTTTCTCCGTTAACCACTCCGTGACTGACGGAACGTCGCTGTGGAATTTCATTAATACGTTCGCGGAGGTGTCGAGAGGAGTTGGGAATGTGACACGTCATCCTGATTTTACGCGGGAGTCTGTTTTAATTTCAGCAGCTGTGCTCAAAGTACCTCAAGGTGGGCCCAAGGTGCCGTTCATCGAGAACGAGCCGTTACGGGAACGGATCTTCAGTTTCAGCAGGGAACAGATTCTCGAGCTGAAAGCTATGGTTAACGGAGAGATGAACGGCGTTGAGGTGTTAAGGAGGCAAAGCAAAGATAAACTTAACGGTAAACCAACCGAAACGTTGGAGAGTTTGTTACGGAGAAACGACGTCGTCGCGACGGAGATCTCGTCGTTTCAGTCTCTATGCGCTTTGCTGTGGCGAGCGATCACTCGAGCGAGGAAGCTTCCGAGCTCCAAAACGACGACGTTTCGTTTGGCTGTGAACGTTCGCCACCGTCTGAGCCCGAAACTTGACCCGGAGTACTTCGGAAACGCCATCCAGAGCGTTCCGACGTTTGCGACGGCGGGGGAAGTTCTGTCTCGTGATCTCCGGTGGTCCGCCGATCGGCTCAACCAGAGCTTGGCGGCTCACCAAGACGGGAAGATTCGAGACGCTGTGGCGGATTGGGAGGCGAATCCGGGGGGATTTCCTCTCAATAATCCCGACGGAGCGTCGGTGACTATGGGGAGCTCGCCGAGGTTTCCGATGTACGATAATGATTTCGGGTGGGGGAGGCCGGTGGCGGTAAGAAGCGGGCGTGCGAATAAATACGACGGGAAGATATCTGCGTTTCCGGGGAGGGATGGAAACGGGAGCGTTGATTTGGAGGTGGTGTTGGCGCCGGAGACGATGGCTGGGATTGAATCTGACGACGAGTTTATGCGTTACTTGTTGAAGAAGTAACGGAGTTGATGTAATAACGTAACggtttgccttttttttttttattaatcttgTGTTTGATGATCTTAACAATGTAATATTGTAATGAAATTCTGTAAGTTGACTCCATAATGAAATTCTGTAACTTCTTGCTTTGATCTGTACAATGTCCTTGATGACCTaaagacaaatcatttttaaGCGATCTGACAAACTCTTGTCAGAACCTATTAAGCTCCTGTGTTTGTCAAGAAAAATATGCTGTTAAGCATTCCTCTCGATAATAGCGGTTAGTTTTGGTGCCTAAATCTCAGTGCTTTTCTATCTATCTTTGACTCCTCATGTTGATACGACGAGTGATAAACTGCATGTGCCGGTGGAAGAGTACAATGGTACATCTATTGCAAGTGACATAAGTTAGTATCTAATGTGCCTCATGTTGCTTGCTTGGGGATGGATTTTTGTTGTGGTTTAATCTCTTACAAAACACTAACTAATCATGGTCATCATATCATGTGTTTCTATACAAGAGATACTCTTTTGTTGTGtgtgtgtctctctctctcgtcttTCTTCAACCCCTTTCCAGAAAATCATAGAACCTAATTCAAAACCATGCCAACATATGCTGAAAACAGCTCTCGTGTTGTTTCCACCTATGTTCACACTTTATCCTCAGCTTCTACCCATTTCAGTACTGTTTTACTAAACACTCTTGGATTGtcttattggtttatatattttgattgatttagaaatttatatagtATTATAAATCTAAGTAAAATATGTAAATCCGGAGATTTTTCCTCGGATTTgactctttatatttttaactaaaaaatccaaaaaaatccattataaaatcaaatatattagtaaatccgtacaattgaataacacttgatttgatatagaatttatgaaccattaaaccaataacacatgattttaatacagatttgaaaatcacataaccaataacattagatttaattcagattttcaaatccattaaaatacaacaaccaataacccttAATAAAAACATTGACATTTGAAATAGGATACAAAAATGTATCATCATCATGATGTGAATACAAAATACAGCAATGAGGTCTTGTGAATTtgtaaactatattatagaTTTAAGCCCATTATACTAGAGCCGGTTTTGGGTTAAAGCCCACGAAACTGTGTTTGGTCATAGATTCAGAGAAGAGCTTCCTCCCTTCCCTTCTTACATCAAATCATATGAACCGAACACGCAACTCAAGAGAAGTAGGGGGCTTATCCTCAAAGCCTCCGTAATATCACTCAGGTACAAAGGGTACATCAGTAAATAACTATCCAAACACACAACTCTTCAACGTGTTGTTCTGTTCGAGTGAACAAGCCCATCTGAAACTGTAACAAGAAGTCAAAGTAACCATTTGGGGATGGAGAAGAAGCTCCTCCGTCTACACACGCCATCATCACCGACAAGCTCCTTTTGATTTCAATTAGAAGCGGGGGGGGGGGAGGTAAACACTAATCATGTCGGACGCTCTGATAAATGGATTGGCGGGAGCTGGGGGTGGGATCATTGCTCAACTCCTCACTTATCCTCTCCAAACTGTAACCATCCTCTCTATTCTATTCTTCTGGATAATAATCTTCGTCTTGTTGGATGTTAAAGCTTTGATGGTGTCTGTTGAATTAAGGTAAATACGCGGCAACAGACGGAGCGGGATCTCaagagggagaagaagaagaagcttggaaCTTTCCAACACATGTGCCAGGTAAGCTTCTCTCCTCTCTCAAATGAACTTCTTGAAATTTCTCTGACTTTTTGTATTTGAAAGGTTGTGAGACAAGAAGGATGGGGGCGATTGTATGGTGGATTGGCTCCGTCTCTCGTTGGAACTGCAGCTTCACAGGTTTACATTTTGTGGTTTTAAAGTTTAGAAGAGACTATCTTCTTCTCTATGTTGCTTAgctcactcttttttttttgttgatgagGGGCAGGGTGTGTACTACTACTTCTACCAAGTGTTTCGGAACCAAGTTGAATCCGCTGCTcttaaacaaaagaagaaagggCTTGGTGATGGATCTGTCGGCATGTTTTCTTCACTCCTAGTCGCTGCCTTAGCCGGGTAAAACATCAAATCCTTTATGTTGATTTTCGTATATGCTCAGAGATTTTGATCTGTTTACAATGCATAAATGGTTGCAGAGTAGCACTTAGGTTATTCAGTTCTGTGGTCGTCATTGCTGATGCTACTATCATCTCCTGCTCTTATAAGTGTTGCTTTGTTTTATGGAGCTTATAGGTGGATGGTGTAACGTTTAGTGTCAGGTCCTAGTCATAGTTGTATTGTTGTTTGATTGTAAAATTTGGTGGTATGACAGCCAAAGATGATTAAACATCCATAGTTCAAAAATGttaattctttttctttctttctgttgCCTCTATCTACTCTGTCTCTTTTGAAGTATGATTAGATCTTTCTGTGTGCAGATCAGTTAATGTTCTTATGACGAATCCAATCTGGGTGATTGTTACACGCATGCAGGTATATCTCTCCAAATCatcttctctttatttttaatacgtTTTTAAATATTCTTGTTAGTTTTAGTTTTGCGTTTAATCACAAATCTGTGATTGTTCTTGTCCTCACTCCTTTTCTCTGTTCATTTCTCCCCCTAACTCTTCGTTGTGTATTATTAATGCAGACCCACAAAAAAATGCCAAAAGGTTTACAGACGGTCCCCGAGCCACCTTCTGCTGATGTAGAAGCTCTGGTCCCAGTTGAGCCTCGTCCATATGGAACATTTAATACGGTATGAGGCAGCCTTACGTGTTTACAAACCAGAAGAGCAGCTGGAGTGATTAAGACAGTTTTTGTAATACCTGATGTTTGAACTCTGTTTCAGATTCGAGAGATTTACGATGAAGCTGGAGTGACTGGCTTCTGGAAAGGTGTAATTCCGACATTGATCATGGTATGCTTTTGAAACTTACTCTTTTACTGTTTGTGTTTGTAGGTGCATTTtctgactgttttttttttgtaaattacaGGTTTGTAATCCAGCAATGCAGTTTATGTTATACGAGACAATGTTATCAAAGCTGAAGAAGAGACGTGCCTTGAAGAATAGCAACAACGTGACCGCTTTGGAGGTTCGGGCTCTACCATTTTGCATTTATCTATTTTGATAAGATGTTTCTTGCTTCTTTGTTGCCATTATTTTCATGTCTTCTTGCCCCACCATAGACATTTCTACTAGGAGCTGTGGCTAAACTCGGAGCTACAGTCACAACTTATCCTCTCTTGGTTGTGAAGTCACGACTTCAAGCCAAACAGGTCACTACAGGGGACAAAAGACAACACTACAAAGGTATTTTGTCCAAAACTCATTTTCTAATTCATGGATCGTTGAAAACTGATGCTTTCTTAATGACAGGAACGGTGGATGCGATTCTGAAGATGATACGATATGAAGGGCTGCACGGGTTTTACAAAGGGATGAGCACAAAGATTGTTCAGAGCGTTTTCGCCGCTGCTGTTCTGTTCATGATTAAGGAAGAGCTTGTGAAGGGAGCTAAGCTTCTGCTCTCCAACGCCACTTCTGTCAAGTCCAAGCCTTCTTGAGCTTAATCCACAACTAGGATTCTATAAAATaagattgaaattaaaaaaaaaaacatgattaaatTAAACTTCCAATAATTTATTGATTAGTCAAATCAGTTTATCACACAATGATTGCAATCTTATCTAGTCACAATCTTTTTCATGTATGATTTTTAAGCTGAATCATCCCATATATATGTTCAAATATTATGATATGCAGAATTTTATTGCagattaaatatagaaacttgAAGAGACAGCTATGATCTAAAAAGTTGCAAGGATTCCTAGACATCTCGAGGAACTGTTTCTTGAAGATTGCTATGATGCCTTCCTGTATTTGTAATCTTAACAGAACGAGGAAGCTAGATATGAAAAGACGCAACAATTCTACAAAATTCTTCCAACGTCGACTTGGAATATCTCTCTACTCCCTCAATCTTAGTGGAATCTCACGCTTGAGAGTTTTCCTCAGAATATTTCGAATATCTTTCTTGATGAAACCGAGATTGAAGATTACGTAGTCCGCAAAACTGGTACgttgttttgatatatttacTACACATTTTTTGATTGTGCCATCATCTTACTTCCTACCAGAGTTGATTGAAAAAATGGCTTTATTAGTAGGATTAGTATTAAGTCAAATTTCAACGAATTAGTCAACTCCCTTGTGTCTTTACTTCGAAACTGTGTTCgcaactctctctctttgattTTTCGCTGTGTTTGAATATTATCTCCTACACAAAGTATCAATTTGTGTGGTATACAAATTGCTTCTTAAGAATCCAATTTTTGTTTTGCATTTCATACTTCTCTCTGCGTTTCGGATGGCTTCTTCTCCTCTAGCGATCATCAACTGTCCACACCATGTTTTCCTCAGCTTCAGAGGAGAAGACATCCGCAAAAGATTCCGTTCCCACTTTCTGAAGGAGCTCAGCCGCAAGCTAATCACCTTCAAAGACAATGAGATGGAAAGAGGCCGATCTATTGCGCCTGAGCTTACCAATGCGATACAAGGATCAAAGATCTCGGTTGTAGCGTTTTCTAAAAACTTTGCAAATTCAAGCTGGTGCTTGGATGAGTTGGTGGAGATCATGAAGTGCAGGAAAGACCGAGGCCTGATTGTGATACCTATTTTCTACGATGTGGATCCTTCTCACGTCAAAAAACAATCCCACAGCTTCGGAGAGATCTTCAACAATACTTGCCAAACTTGCCAAGGAAAAACCGAAGAAGACAAACTTCAGTGGCGGACAGCGTTGACGGAAGCAGCAACCATAGTCGGAGAGGATTCCCGTAATTGGTACTTGCCCTTTTTTGATTCTCAAGATCCATATTCCCTTAGTTCTAGTTATATTGTTTAACTAGACTTTGACCCGCGCGTCTGCGCggatgtatattttaaaaaatatgttgatatttgtttttcatgtaattattagggttTGGCAAAATAAATCCGAGGAACagaaccgataccgatccaaaaatatagtaccaaacccgaacataaattgattaaatattcgaattattcaaaattttgttatttagagaatcGAATCTGATCTAAACCGAAGTATTCGGAtacccgaatttatctaaaaatagatatatatatatatatatattaattatttttagatttaacgtatataaaagatcaagaatgatatttttaaattggtttacatacttgaaaatatatgtaaatagtcaaaagtaaatatctgaaatagttaaagtatactcaaatcaccaaaaatatttcaaataattattgattacatatccaaaattttaaatcaagcgaattgatatgttaagcttaggtattctaacatatgttattcaaatttataggtaatatattattttatatatagattttgagaaatttaaaatatataatgatttaaaactttaaaactaatttaaatgggttatccaaacccgaaccaaacccgcaaagatccgaatcgaactcaaaccaaaatttataaatatcctAATAGGattgaaatctttgaccccgaaaacccgaaacacaaaccgatcagaaccaaacccgtatgggtaCCCGAAAGCCCATTCCtagtcactattatatatcgtatattgtcatcatataattaatcgtgttttatacgtaccatcatataagtaatcatataattaatagtattttatacgtaccatcatataaataattatatatattatatttttaaaacttaatattaaatataaaaaccataatttgagttggtatttcaaattggactttgtattatatttttcttatatataatgacaacattttttttgtaatggttattgaaaaatagcttagctaaaatccatttttgaatatatgtatatttctgaatcaatttttgatataaatcaactttgaattattattttgaattgcaatatgtatataaagtttaaaatttgaattatggttagtttagaaaagaaaagttttagGCAATTAGTTTTATGGTATgttcaatttttcttaataacataagctcattactttttttcttaatactactatccttgtttccaaataaaattaattttttttaaaagactacaattcatgtttccaaacactccaatttttttaatagtcttattcaagtctccaaacattctaattttgtacttgagttttaataatatagataacatttactagattttgatccgcacaTCTGAgcaagtttattttttaaaaatatgttgctatttatttttatattactatTAAAGATTCGACAAAAAAATTCGAAACCGAATAACCGAACCGATTCCAATCCAAAAAAGTAGTTCTGAactcaaatcaaaattaattaaatatctagaattattcaaaattttggtatttagagaACTGAAATCTAATTTGATCTGAACCAAAGTATTTAGGGTATCTGAAATGTATcagaaatagatttatatacttatatatattaattgtttttagatttaatgtaaataaaaacatcTATAATATATACGATACTTTTaagttggtttaaatacttgaaaatatatacaaatagtcaaaagtaaatatttaaaatagttaaatatactcaaaacaccaaaaatacttaaaataattattgattctctgtccaaatatttaaaccaaatcaatttatatgttaaatttaggtACTctaacatatgttattcaaatttatatgtaatatattattttgtttttagattttgagaaatttagagtatataatgatttttaaaattaaaaatagtttaaatggGTTATTTCAATCCAAATCAAATCcgcaaagatctgaaccgaacccgaaccaaaatttagaaatctCCAAGGGGCTGAAATATTTGATCCCAAAAACTCGAAACCCAAACAGACCTGTCCGTAACCCGAATGGGTACctgaacgcccacccctagtcactattatatatcatatacatatcatcgtataattaatcgtattttataagTACCATCATACAAGTAaccatataattaataatatttaatacgtaccatcatataagtaatcacatatactatatttttaaaattttatgtgaaatataaaaatcataatttaagttggtgtttgaaattaagctttgtattgtatttttcttatatatattgaaaaaaattataatggttatttgaaagtattttagtaaaaatcaatttttgaatatatgtatattttcgaataaatttttgatataaatcaattttaaattattattttgatttgaattatatatatcaaataattcaTTACTTTAAgctcattactttttaatataatataatagatttttaatttttcttaataatataagtttattactttttttttcttaatatactaCTAGTGATGTTTTCAAACAACatgcttagttttttttttttttatcaatgttGCAAACAAAAGTTTAAAGTACTTCTGCTTTAGTAAGAATATAAGATATAGATGTTCTTGCTCTTTCTTTGTTAGGCGAGATGAAGCTGAAATGATTGAGACAATCGTCAACGACATTTCGAATAAGCTGAATCCCACAAAATCAAGTGATTTTGCTGACTTTGTTGGAATTGAAGATCACATCACAAAAATGACTTCGTTGATGAATTTGGAATCAAAGGAAGTGATCACGGTAGGGGTTTGGGGTCCATCTGGGGTCGGTAAGACTACCATCGGACGAGCTCTCTTTCATCAAATCTCCTGTCAGTTCCTACCCAGACATTTCATTGATAAGACTATGAAGAATTTCACAGGGGCCAAGTCAGACGACTACAACACGCATTTGTTCTTGCAAAAACAGTTTCTGGCTGAGGTTCTGGACCAGAAAGACATAAAAATAGATTGTTTGGGTGCGGTGGAAGAAAGGTTAAGGCATAAGAGagctctttttgtttttgatgatcAAGTCCCCTTAGAAGCCTTGGTTAGGAAAACTACAGAGTTTGGTCCCAGAAGTAGAGTTGTCGTAATTTCAGAAGATAGGCAGTTTCTAAGGGCATGTGGAATTGGACTTGATCGTATTTATGAGGTGGCTTTACCATCGGAAGAGCTAGCTTTCCATATGTTCTGCCGATGTGCGTTCGGTCAAGACTCTCCACCTGATGGTTTTCTTGAGCTTACTATTGAAGCTGTAAAGCTCACCGGGAATTTTCCACTGTGTCTCAACGTCTTGGGTTCGTCTCTCAAAGGGATGATGAAGGAGGAGTGGGTAGATAGGCTGCCTGAGCTCAGGATTTGTATGGCTGAAcagattgataaaaaattaagagacaGCTATGATAggttaaaagaagaagataaagcaATATTTCGTCACATCGCTTGTTTATTTAATCATAAGCCACATGATTACGTGACACGATTGCTTGAAGATAGTAAGCTGGATGTTGATGTTGGACTCGTTACTCTAGCTGAACGTTGTCTCATACAAATATCAGAGGATAATATCATTAGGATGCACGATTTCCTGCAAGAAATGGGTAGAGAAATTGTCCGTCAACCATATATTCAGGCTCCTGGAGAACGTGAATTCCTGATGGATTCTAAGGAGATCTGTGATGTACTTTGTTATGGAactgtgagttttttttttctttttctttctttctatttaTTCATGTTTGATACGCTTTTAAAGCTATATATGTTCTCTACATTTCTATTTGGTTTCTGATATTTTTCAGGGAACTAAAAGTGTATTAGGCATATTTTTGAAGTTATCTGAAATCAACAACACATTATATATTAGTGAGGAAGCATTCAGCAGGATGACAAACCTTAGGTTTCTGAGAATATATGGGGTCTCATGGGAGGATAAAGAAATCATATTGCAGTTAGGGAGAGACGAAGACCATATGTGGCACCAACTTAGATTACTGGAATGGTGGGGTTGCTCAATGAGACGCATGCCTTCTAACTTTCGTGCAGGACATCTTGTTGAACTCATAATGCCTGATAGCAACCTTAAGAAATTGTGGGACGACGAtgcggtaagtttttttttaaaagtatttttaattgGTTAAAACGACCGGCTTCAT
It encodes the following:
- the LOC106394452 gene encoding uncharacterized acetyltransferase At3g50280-like, whose translation is MGLEIPPKYPADPRGVSTPRDTREGKKRKAKVPSLENSVTVISRSRVFPDQKSTLVDLKLSVSDLPMLSCHYIQKGCLFTRPHLPPHALLSHLKHSLSLTLSHFPPLAGRLSTSEDGHVFLSCNDAGADFVSAAAKSVRVSDVIGGIDVPDVVKEFFTYDRTVSYEGHNRPILAVQVTELNDGVFIGFSVNHSVTDGTSLWNFINTFAEVSRGVGNVTRHPDFTRESVLISAAVLKVPQGGPKVPFIENEPLRERIFSFSREQILELKAMVNGEMNGVEVLRRQSKDKLNGKPTETLESLLRRNDVVATEISSFQSLCALLWRAITRARKLPSSKTTTFRLAVNVRHRLSPKLDPEYFGNAIQSVPTFATAGEVLSRDLRWSADRLNQSLAAHQDGKIRDAVADWEANPGGFPLNNPDGASVTMGSSPRFPMYDNDFGWGRPVAVRSGRANKYDGKISAFPGRDGNGSVDLEVVLAPETMAGIESDDEFMRYLLKK
- the LOC106396593 gene encoding peroxisomal nicotinamide adenine dinucleotide carrier, with product MSDALINGLAGAGGGIIAQLLTYPLQTVNTRQQTERDLKREKKKKLGTFQHMCQVVRQEGWGRLYGGLAPSLVGTAASQGVYYYFYQVFRNQVESAALKQKKKGLGDGSVGMFSSLLVAALAGSVNVLMTNPIWVIVTRMQTHKKMPKGLQTVPEPPSADVEALVPVEPRPYGTFNTIREIYDEAGVTGFWKGVIPTLIMVCNPAMQFMLYETMLSKLKKRRALKNSNNVTALETFLLGAVAKLGATVTTYPLLVVKSRLQAKQVTTGDKRQHYKGTVDAILKMIRYEGLHGFYKGMSTKIVQSVFAAAVLFMIKEELVKGAKLLLSNATSVKSKPS